GCATTTTCCTCAATATTCCCTTCCATCTTTTTGAATACCACGAATTTAACAACATCCTTATCTCCAATGGTATTGAAATCCGCATTCCCGCCAAGATCGACTTTCAAAACCACCATCGATCCGTCCGACGTCAGTTTTTCATAATCAACAGCCTTAATCTCAACAGGGGTGGTCGCCTGACTATTTTTCGGAAGCAACAACTCGTCTGGAAGCGTTACATCATTCGCAGACATCGGGGTGTATTTCGTGCCGTGCTGTTTGTTATAACTATCAACTAAGGCAGGATCAGCCACAATGGAAAATTTGCTATCGACAGGCACTCCGATGGAGGCCTGCAATTGCAACGTATAACCTTTCTTCTCAATGACCATACCGTCTTCTCCTTGCATCACAGAGATTTCAGTCACCTGCTCCATTCCAGGAAGCGACAGAACACAAACCTGCTGCTTCGTCTTCAACTTAAGGTAACAAACCTCTTTGTCGGTATTGGCAGAAAAACCTGAATGCTTTGAGAAATCAACACGCACTGGAACCAAATATTCCTCATCACCCAACGCCGTCATATCTGTAATGCCTACTATAACTGGAGTCTCCGAATCCTGTGCCCCAGCCACGAAATGAAGCGGTCCGGAAAAAGAGACAAGTGCGGGATCCAGCGTTTTATATTCCGTATAATAATAATTATTATAAGCAGTCACCAGACTGTTGTCCACAACCAGCGGAATATCTGCATCGGCTGTTGGTACGCCCGTCAACGATGCCGTCAATGAGAACTGAACCCCTTCGCTCATGCCCGAAGGAAAGACCGGAATCTCGAAAGCGTACTCGCCTGCCTCGTTCAACGTAACCAAATTTTTCGAATAGTCCCCATGCGGGGCAGGATTTGCATACTGAATCGCCTGACGCATATATTTATAAGGCATATCCGAATGGCCATATTCATACTCCATGTGATAAGCGCCAAAGCCGCACGAAGTACCATTTACCGCAAAATCGGCCATGCCTTGCAACGACATCATCTGTTTGCCGGACAAGGTAGTATGAAGTATCCCGCCGCTTTTCCACATAGATTCGAAATTTTCAGTAAAAATAAGCTGATCGGCTTTCCAGCCCACCCGTTCTGCACTTGCCGTACGGCTTGTCAATGATGTATAGCCCATGGTCGCAGACGAGCATCCATAAGCCTGCGAAACACCATAATTACAAAGCTCTGCAATACCCTGATCAAGAGCATCAATGTTACCATCGATCAGAAACAAACGCCCTGTCCCCGATTTAGGACCGATATACTGGCTCAACTCTTCGCAGAACTTCTTGAACAGTCCGGGCGTGGTATTCAGTGGTCCCAAATGGTCTGCAGCAGTCTCGAAATCAATATCAATACCGTCATATTGATATTTATCAATCGAATCCTTACCCCATGCTCTGGCATAATCTTTAAGAGACTCATCGGTGATCTGACCGTCAACCTTGAACTCTTCGGGAACATCTTTTGCTGAAATACAAAAAACAACCTTCGTTCCCAATACCTGCTGCACGAAAGCTTTGTCTTCGATCTGCTCCCGACTCAGACTGTGCCACTGACTCCATATCGAAATAATATCCATCGAGTCGGGGGCACTGCGCAGGCGACTTTGTTCAGAAGGATTGATAGCTGTCCAAGAACCAAACCAGCCGAAAGCGAGTTTGTGATCCGTTTTCTTGTAAGCACGCAAACGGGCATAATAAACATCGTCACGTACGATGGGCGACTGTAATTCCGGACGTTGGATTTGAACCGGCTCAGGAGTGGTCTGCTTCTCACAGGAAATGAACGCAATTCCACAAACGAGCGGCAACAGAAAATGTTTTATACTATTTTTCATAATGAAATTCATTTGTGATTTCTATTCGACTTTTATCGGGCATCCCACCAAAGTCGGGTACCTCCACTGTCGGGTCCTCCCAACAAGCGCGTCGCAGCATTCACGGCTCCGGCGTTGTTCGCATACTCGCTCTTGGGGAAAATCACCCGTCGAATCTGCTTATTTTTGTCAATCGACGGATCGTTGCTATTTTCGTTAATCGGGAAAAGTTTCGGGAAACCCGTGCGACGGAACTCGGCCCATGCCTCCATCCCATTAGGGTAGAGGGCGATCCACTTTTGAGTAATGATTCGCTCCAACTCATTTCCATCTTCGGCCCACTTCACAGAAACGGTTCCTAATGCATTCTTTGAATACTTGGTCGGATTTTCCGACATATCTATGAATCGGGCAGGGGTCTTCATACTCTGCGCATAATCGGCAGCATCAGATGCGGACAATCCGTTCTCGAGAAACGACAGACGAATGCCCTCTTCATAATCGGATTTGGCCCCGCTCTTATCGCCTTTCAGCAGTTTGAATTCCGCTTTCAGGAAAGCCACCTCCGAAGCAAGCAGCCAACGCATCGGAGTCTCACCGAAAATGTTTGGAGCGGACATCTTGGTATAAAATTTCTGTTCGGTCGACCCCAAACCGTTAACCACACCATGAAAACCTCCTCCGGTAATGGTCGCAGGTTGGAACATCTTCTCGCGGCGCGGATCTTCATAACCATTCAGATACGAATCCATCGAAGCTCCCATACGGGCATCGTTGTAGGAGTTCCAAATCATTTCCAACGGATTGGTGACCGTAATCTGGCGATAAGTCTGCAACAAGGCATTCTCATCCGTCGAGGTGATGACCCCGCCCTCAATGGCTTCCTGCGCATATTGAAGGGCCAGGTCCGGCTCGACATAGCGGATACGCATCGCCAGACGCAGTTTGAGCGAACGGGCAAATTTCAGCCATTTGGCAAAATCCCCGCCATAAACGGCATCAACCTTCACCAACGCTTTGCTGTCGGGCGTTGTAGCAAGAAAATCTTCCAAAACGGAAATCGAATTATTGAGCGTCTGGAAAAAATGGTCGTAAAGTACATCTTGAGCATCATAAGGCGAGCGCGCCTCCCCGAAATGGAGTACAGGCAGGGGACCATACATATCGCTGGCCCGGTGAAGAGTCACAACCTTCAGAATATCTCCGACAGCCATCACCTCGCCGGCAACCAATCCCTGATCGTAGGCCGCTTTGAGTTGAAGCCATGCAGGCATCACTTGCGTAAATGCAACCGAAAAGACAGTACTGCGCCAATTATTCGTCAAATTATAAACGAGTGGATTGATACCACCCTCCCAATGATTGGCACATGCCATGTAACCGGCATAATGGTCTGCCAACAAGTTCCAACCTGTCTGATAATTATTCACAGGAACCGTCGTTTCACCCGTAGTGGGATACATTGCATCCAGCTCCATGGAGGTGATCAATGTAGTCGGGTCGATTTGCTGTGCGGAATTCGGGTCGGTATTGAAATGCTCGAAATCGCCCGTACAAGATACCATTGTCAACAGCGAAGCCGTAACGAAAGCCAAACCAATTTTGGTTCTATATAAAGTATTTTTCATGATGATTCTATCGTTTTAGAATTGAAGTCTCACGCTGAAACCGATTGTACGGACACTCGGCTGCATGAAAAAGTCGATTCCCTGATAATAAGTGCTTGTCGAAGCGGTCTGTTCGGGATCGAACGGAGCTTTGTTATAAAGCATCCAAAGGTTGCGGCCCACAAGCGACACCGTCGCCTGCATCTTGTTACGGAACCATTTCGAAGGCAGGTCATAACCCAATGAAAGCTCCCGCAGACGCACGTTATCCATATCGTAGACATAACGAGCCAGCATGCCCATACCGTCGCCTGTATTATTAAAGAACTCCTGAGCTCCGGAACCAGGAAGCATCTGATGTTCCGAAAGCTGAATCCCGTTTTCACGAGCATCAACCGAAGCTTCCGAAACCCCGAAGCGGTCCATCAAAGCTTGTGTCACCGACACACCGCGACCGCCGATGCGCGCATCGAACAATGCACCGAGTGAAATACCTTTCCAGGAGAACTGGTTATTCCATCCCAAACGGGCACGCGCATCCGTATTTCCTGCATAAATCCAGGTGTCGGGATCGGTCGTCACCGTATTCGAGTTCGGATCGACATAAATGTTGCCTTTGTCATCGGTTTTAAGACCTGTCACATAGAAATCTCCGATAGAGCCGCCCTTTTTCAACTTAACCCGATAACCTCCGAAATCCATATTCACTTCCGGAAGATTCACTTCAGCTCCCGTTACGGGATCAATCGTTCCTTCGGGAACCAGTTCGCGAATCGTATTGCGGTTCATCGAAAAAGTGAAACTCGTCGACCATGAGAAATTCTTCCACGTGTTCTTATAGCCGGCAACAGCCTCAATACCCCAGTTATTGACTTTACCGGCATTCAAATAGGCCTTCTTGTAACCGGTCGAGGGAGGGGCGTCATAGCAGAACAACTGGTT
This Alistipes shahii WAL 8301 DNA region includes the following protein-coding sequences:
- a CDS encoding glycoside hydrolase family 18, with product MKNSIKHFLLPLVCGIAFISCEKQTTPEPVQIQRPELQSPIVRDDVYYARLRAYKKTDHKLAFGWFGSWTAINPSEQSRLRSAPDSMDIISIWSQWHSLSREQIEDKAFVQQVLGTKVVFCISAKDVPEEFKVDGQITDESLKDYARAWGKDSIDKYQYDGIDIDFETAADHLGPLNTTPGLFKKFCEELSQYIGPKSGTGRLFLIDGNIDALDQGIAELCNYGVSQAYGCSSATMGYTSLTSRTASAERVGWKADQLIFTENFESMWKSGGILHTTLSGKQMMSLQGMADFAVNGTSCGFGAYHMEYEYGHSDMPYKYMRQAIQYANPAPHGDYSKNLVTLNEAGEYAFEIPVFPSGMSEGVQFSLTASLTGVPTADADIPLVVDNSLVTAYNNYYYTEYKTLDPALVSFSGPLHFVAGAQDSETPVIVGITDMTALGDEEYLVPVRVDFSKHSGFSANTDKEVCYLKLKTKQQVCVLSLPGMEQVTEISVMQGEDGMVIEKKGYTLQLQASIGVPVDSKFSIVADPALVDSYNKQHGTKYTPMSANDVTLPDELLLPKNSQATTPVEIKAVDYEKLTSDGSMVVLKVDLGGNADFNTIGDKDVVKFVVFKKMEGNIEENATRVPGTVIADMSGWTYDAPGAEGLVSSQMFDGAIAMNQSGWYITNGSVTATVDMVNVHTLAGFRIRPMYGLGYYKVLRLYDVKTSEDGQHWVSQSGDSFVSLALSGDDWQYVKFYKPVSCRFVRMTYRCDKESASNSYVGCNEFNAIASN
- a CDS encoding SusD/RagB family nutrient-binding outer membrane lipoprotein translates to MKNTLYRTKIGLAFVTASLLTMVSCTGDFEHFNTDPNSAQQIDPTTLITSMELDAMYPTTGETTVPVNNYQTGWNLLADHYAGYMACANHWEGGINPLVYNLTNNWRSTVFSVAFTQVMPAWLQLKAAYDQGLVAGEVMAVGDILKVVTLHRASDMYGPLPVLHFGEARSPYDAQDVLYDHFFQTLNNSISVLEDFLATTPDSKALVKVDAVYGGDFAKWLKFARSLKLRLAMRIRYVEPDLALQYAQEAIEGGVITSTDENALLQTYRQITVTNPLEMIWNSYNDARMGASMDSYLNGYEDPRREKMFQPATITGGGFHGVVNGLGSTEQKFYTKMSAPNIFGETPMRWLLASEVAFLKAEFKLLKGDKSGAKSDYEEGIRLSFLENGLSASDAADYAQSMKTPARFIDMSENPTKYSKNALGTVSVKWAEDGNELERIITQKWIALYPNGMEAWAEFRRTGFPKLFPINENSNDPSIDKNKQIRRVIFPKSEYANNAGAVNAATRLLGGPDSGGTRLWWDAR